From Gavia stellata isolate bGavSte3 chromosome 27, bGavSte3.hap2, whole genome shotgun sequence, one genomic window encodes:
- the PEX10 gene encoding peroxisome biogenesis factor 10, whose product MAAAGPAQLVRCGQKDELYRSGLRSGAGAALHGLAGAKKWLEWRKEIELLSDVAYFVLTTLSGYQTLGEEYVNIVQVDSTKKRVPSFLRRAIFVSLHTVVPYCLEKALLHLEHELQREADESRTSQSNPALGLSSRTLIRNWIQKQVGELTEQQKKRVLQIVYVLKQSIPLLHRLHLAVFYISGTFYHLSKRITGITYLHFGGLQGEDQSIRSSYKFLGIISLFHLLLTIGVQMYSFKQKQRARQEWKLHRNLAHQKNMTKEKTTGRHSCCTLCLEERRHTTATPCGHLFCWECITEWCNTRTECPLCREKFHPQKLIYLRHYQL is encoded by the exons atggcggcggcggggccggcgcagCTGGTGCGCTGCGGGCAGAAGGACGAGCTGTACCGGAGCGGGctgcggagcggggccggcgccGCGCTGCACGGGCTGGCGG GTGCCAAGAAGTGGCTGGAATGGAGGAAAGAGATTGAACTGCTTTCTGATGTAGCCTACTTCGTCCTCACCACTTTGTCAG GTTATCAGACTCTGGGTGAAGAGTATGTAAACATTGTTCAAGTTGACTCAACCAAGAAAAGGGTACCTTCTTTTCTTCGACGGGCCATCTTCGTTTCTCTTCATACTGTAGTACCCTATTGCTTAGAAAAGGCATTGCTGCACCTGGAACATGAGTTGCAGAGAGAAGCTGATGAGTCCAGAACCTCGCAGAGCAACCCAGCACTTGGCTTATCCAGTAGGACCTTAATACGAAACTGGATACAGAAACAAGTTGGGGAGCTTACAGAACAGCAGAAGAAGAGAGTCTTACAAATTGTGTATGTTCTTAAACAAAGCATACCTTTGCTTCATCGGCTACATCTGGCAGTATTCTACATAAGTGGCACTTTTTATCACCTGTCCAAAAGAATCACAGGAATCACATAT CTGCATTTTGGAGGACTGCAAGGAGAAGATCAGAGTATTCGATCAAGTTACAAGTTTCTTGGAATAATTTCACTCTTCCATCTTCTTCTGACAATTGGTGTTCAGATGTACAGCTTcaaacagaagcagagagcaAGGCAGGAATGGAAACTACACCGCAACCTAGCGCATCAGAA AAATATGACCAAGGAAAAAACTACTGGGCGCCACTCCTGCTGCACTTTGTGTTTGGAAGAACGGAGACATACAACAGCCACACCTTGTGGCCACCTGTTCTGCTGGGAATGCATCACGGAGTGGTGTAACACCAGA acAGAATGTCCACTGTGCAGAGAGAAGTTTCATCCTCAGAAACTGATCTACCTACGTCACTACCAACTGTAA